The Plasmodium reichenowi strain SY57 chromosome Unknown, whole genome shotgun sequence DNA segment AAATCCAAAAgattattttaaaagataaattaGAAAAACATATGGCAGAACAATTAACCACATTGGAAACAAAGATAAACACCGATGATATTCCCACATGTATTTGCGAAAAATCCTTAGCAGATAAAACAGAAAAATTTTGTCTTAACTGTGGTAAAAATATGGGAGCAATAGCACCCTGGTGGGGGTTGGTCTGTGGTGCAGGGTA contains these protein-coding regions:
- a CDS encoding rifin, which codes for MKEVMENFNKQTQQRFHEYDDRMKTTRQKCKDKCDKEIQKIILKDKLEKHMAEQLTTLETKINTDDIPTCICEKSLADKTEKFCLNCGKNMGAIAPWWGLVCGAGYGGWSHYA